A window of the Mucilaginibacter sp. cycad4 genome harbors these coding sequences:
- a CDS encoding glycosyl hydrolase family 28 protein, translating to MKKIYLLILMLCSTCFYADAHLITYKAPEGAVLNKDFSISVREPGQRELFVPTYNVSVTEVAHTKNIIRNSSFGYFDFSGKVEIAVTYQRGPIHRVKIRPSKDGITFKVVGNTIVFSLTQPRNISIEVNNDIFHNLQLFANPIETEKPSDSDPNVIYYGPGIHQIGTLKIPSNKTIYIDGGAIVQGQLLVSGVNNVHIKGHGILTQWASMNSKNGSHVNSQKKGSDERNDQITIEYSTNIDVSGLIVLPHKYSVLIGQSKNVNISSIKSFSSEGNADGIDIFCSSDILIDRVYMRNSDDCVAIYGHRWKYYGNTTNITVQNSVLWADIAHPLLIGTHGDTSHPDTLEKIKFINVDILDQHENQIDYQGCMALNAGDSNLLRNITFDNIRIDDIRKGQLINVRVMYNHKYNTSPGKGIENIYFKDISYNGNKANLSVISGYDETRTIKNVLFENLRINGKLITDDMADKPVFYKTSDMANILVGEYVEGIRFIQNTGPGDTKNSQVEK from the coding sequence ATGAAGAAGATATATCTCCTTATTTTGATGCTTTGCAGTACATGCTTTTATGCGGATGCGCATCTCATTACCTATAAGGCTCCTGAAGGAGCTGTTCTAAATAAAGATTTCAGCATTTCAGTGAGGGAACCAGGACAACGGGAGCTGTTCGTCCCAACTTATAATGTATCCGTAACGGAAGTGGCCCACACTAAAAATATAATTCGGAATTCTTCCTTTGGCTATTTCGACTTTTCCGGTAAGGTTGAAATAGCTGTTACTTATCAAAGAGGCCCGATCCATCGGGTCAAAATAAGGCCGTCAAAGGATGGGATTACATTTAAGGTTGTGGGAAATACTATTGTTTTTAGTTTAACACAGCCCCGTAATATTTCTATCGAAGTCAATAATGACATTTTCCATAATCTTCAATTATTTGCGAATCCCATTGAAACCGAAAAGCCATCAGACTCTGATCCCAATGTCATTTATTATGGTCCTGGGATTCATCAGATTGGGACATTGAAAATACCGTCCAACAAAACAATTTATATCGATGGCGGAGCAATTGTCCAGGGCCAATTGCTGGTAAGCGGGGTCAATAATGTTCACATCAAAGGGCATGGCATATTAACACAATGGGCATCAATGAATTCGAAAAATGGTTCGCATGTGAACTCACAAAAAAAAGGATCGGATGAACGGAACGACCAGATCACTATTGAATATTCAACAAATATCGATGTGAGCGGCCTTATTGTGTTGCCCCATAAATACAGCGTTCTCATAGGACAATCAAAAAATGTAAACATAAGCAGTATCAAATCATTTAGTTCCGAAGGAAACGCCGATGGAATCGATATTTTTTGCAGTTCGGATATCCTTATTGACCGGGTATATATGCGTAATTCTGATGATTGCGTAGCTATATACGGTCATCGCTGGAAATATTATGGAAACACAACGAATATTACCGTACAAAATTCGGTTCTTTGGGCAGACATCGCCCACCCTTTACTTATAGGAACCCATGGTGATACATCTCATCCCGATACTCTTGAAAAAATCAAATTTATAAATGTGGATATACTCGACCAGCATGAGAATCAAATTGATTATCAAGGCTGTATGGCCCTGAACGCAGGGGACAGCAACCTGTTAAGGAACATCACTTTTGATAATATTCGCATTGACGATATTAGGAAAGGGCAACTGATAAATGTTCGTGTCATGTATAATCATAAGTATAACACTTCTCCCGGAAAAGGAATTGAAAACATCTATTTTAAAGACATATCCTATAATGGAAATAAAGCGAATCTTTCCGTTATCTCGGGCTACGATGAAACACGAACTATTAAAAATGTGCTTTTCGAAAATCTACGGATCAATGGGAAGCTTATTACAGATGACATGGCCGACAAACCCGTTTTTTACAAAACAAGTGATATGGCAAATATACTTGTTGGTGAATATGTTGAAGGAATTCGATTTATTCAGAATACCGGCCCAGGCGACACAAAAAACAGTCAGGTCGAAAAATAG
- a CDS encoding glycoside hydrolase translates to MERRKFIKNTLLSTSGLVLAPNIILAAEAKGFGQTTDVDAAINVAGPGKKLVHYWSKCVGAGRANEGLRASWLEQLKLGKELCGFEYCRFHGLFHDDMFVYREVNGAPKYNWQYIDDLFDRILQIGVKPFVEFGFVPKALASTTNTTFWWKGNTSPPSDYTKWGLLISNFIKHCIERYGLNEVRSWYFEIWNEPDLHGFWDGTKTQYFDLYKVSVNAIKTVDPELRVGGPATSNFVPDERFDGEVEDKSKHKTFTVNDINMLEWRGVWIKDFLDYCTREKLPVDFISTHPYPTDWAIDPETKKGGGRVRKVNATKEDLEWLKKTVASSSYPNAEIHCTEWSSSPSPRDATHDSLQAATYLIKANIDGIGIVNSLSYWTFTDIFEEGGAGDSIFHGGFGLINYQGIVKPAFHAYRMLNQLGNEILSQKEGLIVTRDTKTNRIRALLYHYPAEVTNVVGGNVEQLLNTGKEKQFNLDLSGLKPLTVFETDKLDRDNGFSYPKWKAMGSPEPPTREQTNELKRLAMATEKRPLKADHKGNLKQNYNLQPWTCILIKEV, encoded by the coding sequence ATGGAAAGAAGAAAATTTATAAAAAATACGCTTTTATCGACCTCTGGATTAGTTTTAGCACCGAATATTATTTTAGCTGCTGAGGCTAAGGGATTTGGCCAAACGACCGATGTAGATGCAGCTATAAATGTAGCGGGGCCAGGAAAAAAGCTTGTGCATTATTGGAGCAAATGCGTGGGTGCTGGACGTGCAAATGAGGGCTTGCGGGCCTCGTGGTTGGAACAGTTGAAATTAGGTAAAGAACTATGTGGTTTTGAATATTGTCGCTTTCATGGCCTCTTTCATGATGATATGTTTGTATATAGGGAGGTTAATGGGGCACCTAAATATAATTGGCAATATATCGATGATTTATTTGACCGGATATTGCAGATAGGTGTTAAACCATTTGTTGAGTTCGGCTTTGTACCAAAAGCGCTGGCATCCACAACAAATACAACCTTTTGGTGGAAGGGAAATACTTCGCCGCCGTCTGATTATACAAAATGGGGATTGCTGATTAGTAATTTTATTAAACATTGCATTGAGCGTTATGGCCTGAATGAGGTAAGGTCATGGTATTTTGAAATCTGGAATGAGCCTGATCTTCATGGCTTTTGGGATGGTACAAAAACGCAGTATTTTGACCTCTATAAAGTGTCTGTCAATGCAATCAAAACAGTCGATCCTGAGTTGAGAGTCGGTGGTCCAGCTACCAGTAACTTTGTACCCGATGAAAGGTTTGATGGAGAAGTTGAAGATAAGTCGAAACATAAAACGTTCACGGTTAATGATATCAATATGCTTGAATGGCGGGGTGTTTGGATCAAGGACTTTTTAGATTATTGCACACGGGAAAAATTGCCTGTTGATTTTATTTCCACACACCCTTATCCTACTGACTGGGCAATAGACCCCGAAACAAAAAAAGGAGGCGGGCGAGTAAGAAAAGTGAATGCTACTAAAGAAGACTTGGAATGGCTGAAGAAAACGGTTGCCTCCAGTTCATATCCAAATGCAGAGATTCATTGTACGGAATGGAGTAGCAGTCCTTCACCGCGCGATGCTACTCATGATTCATTACAAGCAGCAACCTATTTAATAAAAGCAAACATTGACGGAATCGGAATAGTCAATTCATTATCATACTGGACATTTACAGATATATTTGAAGAAGGAGGAGCCGGTGACAGTATATTTCACGGAGGATTTGGATTAATTAACTATCAAGGCATCGTTAAACCGGCATTTCACGCCTATCGTATGCTTAATCAATTAGGAAATGAGATATTATCTCAAAAGGAAGGATTGATAGTGACGCGCGATACTAAAACAAACAGGATCAGGGCTCTGCTTTATCATTATCCAGCCGAAGTAACGAATGTAGTGGGCGGTAATGTGGAACAATTGCTCAATACCGGAAAGGAGAAACAGTTTAACTTAGATTTATCCGGCCTAAAACCTCTAACAGTCTTTGAAACAGATAAACTGGATCGGGATAATGGCTTTTCCTATCCGAAATGGAAGGCAATGGGAAGTCCGGAACCTCCAACACGTGAACAAACCAATGAATTGAAAAGGCTGGCAATGGCAACCGAAAAGCGGCCTCTAAAAGCGGATCATAAAGGTAACTTGAAACAAAACTATAACCTACAGCCGTGGACTTGCATTTTGATAAAAGAAGTTTAA
- a CDS encoding heparinase II/III family protein yields the protein MAQNRIAIPAQINPSHPRLVTNAQNGKDLLTKLIESEAWAKTTYQNIDNEIKPYVERHQTDSTWIVSRLQMYWKEHYTNIYIKNGIYAYASGKAPVPTVRFTGARDASTAYSLPALEDIKPYMDLDGKIHLQNKAIPGKPWEWVDQSKTGRIIEAININIMNKARDAAMIYWYTGNEKYAKFAYDIFNTYVTGIYYRDEPIDLNHGHDQTLVGLSSFEVIHEDIIEPVTACYDLLYNYIDKNHKEKKPLYAEALKKWADIIIKNGVPFNNWDLIEARFIANIALVLDDDNQYTDGKGCQYYLDQVLNKNSIRQWAIVDLLKKGYDPDTGIWSECPGYSVNVLSDFTGFVDFFDRTLNIDLLPKIPVLAKAVLAQAQYLYPNGFIVGFGDTHYGPLPTRGIEDMIRNARLYHKTEQEMIYTRMLKTIQQIGVENTREETPKRSSFSELFANQAVTISEKIPAGKPRDYLTASFWSPNVSWMVLRNGLDVNNGLMISQAGSSGNHAHANGIAMELYGKGFILAPEGGIGGSYFQADYAEYYSQFPAHNTVVVDGISSYPVMKSNHPLQLIACYPQSGSVDGYFRNVTFSDLNFLEPETNACQNRLMSIIRTGDSSGYYIDIFRSRKKFGRDKYHDYIYHNLGQQVILSDNLNRTLELKTTDKLTFANSELIGYDYWWDKKSITSSDDFKARFDLQVPGRQPVAMNMWMKGYPDREIFSVKAPPSRSWRNNEMIPDSVANLPLPTVVVRQNGEAWNKPFAAVFEPSSGITGSTISKISTLTNNGTDSSSVGLLVENKNGLNDYIIASADTVTANYQDITLKGTYGVVRLKAGTPNFLFLGNGYNLQKGGYGLWSDKQSSATLSFNDQQLYYTADQEVTLSVPDNYIRVKSVILSYELRNKSITINGERAIVRNKKIVRFKLPAMPLTKIFIKHS from the coding sequence TTGGCTCAAAATCGCATAGCCATACCTGCCCAGATAAACCCATCCCACCCAAGGCTGGTCACTAACGCGCAGAACGGAAAAGATTTGCTGACAAAATTGATTGAAAGCGAGGCATGGGCCAAAACAACATACCAAAATATTGATAACGAAATTAAGCCCTATGTTGAACGCCACCAAACTGATAGTACCTGGATAGTTTCGCGCTTACAAATGTATTGGAAGGAGCATTATACCAATATTTATATTAAGAATGGTATTTATGCATATGCATCGGGAAAAGCACCGGTACCCACTGTTCGTTTTACAGGTGCGAGAGATGCATCAACTGCCTATTCACTCCCGGCATTAGAGGATATTAAACCTTATATGGATCTGGATGGGAAAATTCATCTACAAAACAAAGCAATTCCAGGAAAACCATGGGAATGGGTGGATCAATCCAAAACCGGTCGTATTATTGAAGCAATTAATATCAATATCATGAATAAGGCCCGCGATGCCGCCATGATATATTGGTATACCGGCAATGAAAAATACGCAAAGTTCGCCTACGATATTTTCAATACGTATGTAACCGGAATCTATTACCGCGACGAACCAATAGACCTAAATCACGGGCATGACCAAACGTTGGTTGGTCTATCATCGTTTGAAGTGATCCATGAAGACATAATTGAACCGGTTACTGCATGTTATGATCTGTTATATAATTACATCGATAAAAATCATAAGGAAAAAAAGCCGCTATACGCAGAAGCGTTAAAAAAATGGGCTGATATTATTATTAAAAACGGTGTTCCTTTTAACAACTGGGACTTAATTGAGGCCCGGTTTATTGCCAATATAGCTCTTGTACTTGATGATGATAATCAATATACGGATGGCAAAGGCTGCCAATACTATCTCGATCAGGTACTCAATAAAAACAGCATCCGCCAGTGGGCAATTGTCGATCTTTTAAAAAAAGGATACGATCCTGACACGGGGATATGGTCTGAATGTCCTGGATATTCTGTTAATGTTTTGAGTGACTTTACCGGCTTTGTTGATTTTTTTGACCGCACTCTAAATATTGACCTCCTCCCCAAAATACCTGTTTTGGCTAAAGCGGTATTAGCACAGGCGCAATACCTTTATCCCAATGGCTTTATCGTTGGCTTTGGCGATACCCATTATGGCCCACTACCAACCAGAGGTATTGAAGATATGATCAGGAACGCGCGGCTATATCATAAGACAGAACAAGAGATGATTTACACACGTATGCTAAAAACCATTCAGCAGATCGGTGTAGAAAACACACGAGAGGAAACACCAAAACGGAGTAGTTTTAGTGAATTATTCGCCAACCAAGCAGTAACTATCTCGGAAAAAATACCTGCCGGCAAACCACGCGATTATTTAACCGCGTCATTTTGGTCCCCTAATGTGAGTTGGATGGTATTACGGAATGGCTTGGATGTAAACAACGGGTTAATGATATCGCAGGCAGGTTCTTCAGGCAATCATGCACATGCCAATGGCATTGCCATGGAGCTTTATGGTAAGGGATTTATACTGGCCCCGGAAGGTGGCATAGGAGGAAGTTATTTTCAAGCCGACTATGCTGAATATTATTCTCAGTTTCCGGCTCATAACACGGTGGTAGTTGACGGCATCTCATCATATCCAGTCATGAAAAGTAACCATCCGTTGCAATTAATTGCATGCTATCCGCAATCGGGCAGCGTTGATGGTTATTTTCGGAATGTTACGTTTTCTGACTTAAACTTCCTGGAGCCAGAAACAAATGCCTGTCAAAACAGATTGATGAGCATAATCCGTACCGGGGATAGCTCAGGCTATTATATCGATATTTTTCGTTCGAGGAAGAAATTCGGTAGAGATAAATACCATGATTACATCTATCATAACTTAGGCCAGCAGGTAATCCTGTCGGATAATTTGAACCGCACTTTGGAGCTAAAAACCACAGATAAACTCACTTTTGCCAATAGTGAATTAATAGGCTATGATTATTGGTGGGATAAAAAATCTATCACCTCGTCCGATGACTTTAAAGCGAGATTTGATTTGCAGGTTCCGGGCAGACAACCCGTGGCTATGAATATGTGGATGAAGGGTTATCCTGACAGGGAAATATTTAGTGTTAAGGCTCCCCCATCACGATCATGGCGCAATAATGAAATGATACCTGATAGTGTCGCCAACCTCCCTTTACCAACTGTGGTAGTCCGGCAAAACGGTGAGGCTTGGAACAAGCCATTTGCAGCGGTCTTTGAACCGTCATCAGGAATAACGGGTAGCACTATTAGTAAAATATCTACCCTCACCAATAACGGAACTGATAGTTCTTCTGTGGGTCTGTTGGTTGAAAATAAAAATGGACTAAATGATTATATTATAGCCAGTGCAGACACTGTAACGGCAAATTATCAGGATATTACGCTAAAAGGCACATACGGTGTAGTAAGGCTAAAAGCAGGAACCCCCAATTTCCTGTTCCTGGGTAATGGTTACAATTTGCAAAAAGGCGGTTATGGTTTATGGTCGGATAAACAGTCTTCTGCCACTTTAAGCTTCAACGATCAGCAACTTTATTATACTGCCGACCAAGAGGTCACCTTATCGGTTCCGGATAATTATATACGAGTGAAAAGCGTAATCCTTAGTTATGAACTTCGCAATAAATCAATAACCATTAATGGGGAACGGGCAATTGTCAGGAACAAAAAAATTGTACGGTTCAAATTACCGGCGATGCCATTAACAAAAATATTTATCAAGCATTCGTGA
- a CDS encoding RICIN domain-containing protein, with product MKLKLMMAAFCLVAILQSCSKEKSTPTATKTVEIAGINTNLKLASLPPTNSWVSIRNRNSGQGFQLPGYNISDGTQIIQWPDGGGANGRFKFTSIGTNIYRITPSMPYGLAKCVEVLSESTANGATIDQYTYNGGTHQQWNLVDLGNGYFQIINVKSGKAIEVPGSSTSNGTGLTQNTPNTSAYNQQWSFVDRGPTTVNVSCNGCSPWQSGFIAGSWTMMHRNDNATLSSDGGTSSYVCRYETEYWVGSGAIVPPTIQVISGTNTLTATSGTSNAGTCTGTAFPQEATYSLNGTVKWTDNEVGCSYNLALRSL from the coding sequence ATGAAACTTAAGTTAATGATGGCAGCTTTTTGCCTTGTGGCAATTTTACAAAGTTGCTCAAAAGAAAAATCTACCCCAACAGCAACAAAAACAGTTGAAATTGCGGGTATAAATACTAATCTCAAACTTGCCTCCTTACCACCAACGAACAGTTGGGTATCTATCCGAAATCGTAACAGTGGCCAGGGGTTCCAATTACCCGGCTATAACATCAGCGATGGTACTCAAATCATACAATGGCCCGATGGCGGTGGTGCCAATGGCCGGTTTAAATTTACCTCGATTGGCACTAATATATACCGAATTACACCCAGTATGCCTTATGGGTTAGCTAAATGTGTAGAAGTTTTGAGCGAATCTACCGCAAATGGTGCCACAATTGATCAATACACTTACAATGGCGGCACCCACCAGCAATGGAATCTTGTAGATTTAGGCAATGGCTATTTTCAAATTATTAATGTAAAAAGCGGTAAAGCGATTGAAGTTCCTGGTTCTTCTACAAGCAATGGCACAGGGCTTACACAAAATACCCCGAATACTTCAGCCTATAACCAGCAATGGAGTTTTGTTGACAGAGGACCAACTACCGTCAATGTTTCCTGTAATGGATGTTCTCCATGGCAATCTGGCTTTATTGCCGGTTCATGGACCATGATGCACAGAAATGACAATGCAACACTGAGTTCAGATGGAGGTACTTCCAGCTATGTTTGCAGATATGAAACCGAATATTGGGTTGGATCCGGGGCTATTGTTCCACCAACAATACAAGTGATTTCAGGAACTAACACACTTACCGCCACATCGGGTACATCTAATGCTGGCACTTGCACAGGAACAGCATTTCCACAAGAGGCCACATATAGTCTTAATGGAACGGTTAAATGGACTGACAATGAAGTAGGTTGCTCATATAACCTTGCGCTTAGGTCCTTGTAA
- a CDS encoding GNAT family N-acetyltransferase — protein sequence MKKAALEDKSLVVEMLALSFEKNQSVNYIAKQDNRRKQRIHALMEYSFEICRQFGEVYISDDWKACALVLYPDRKKTTFKTVWLSMKLIFQVIGISSIGKVMKREALIKEKQSQSNSPKYYLWFIGVDPVHQHEGIGTKLLLEVLADAKLQNRKVFLETSTVGNLLWYQRAGLQIYDILELGYPLYFLNNLYS from the coding sequence ATGAAAAAAGCAGCCTTAGAAGATAAATCGCTCGTTGTAGAAATGCTGGCCTTGTCATTTGAGAAAAATCAGAGCGTAAACTATATCGCCAAACAGGACAATAGACGCAAACAGCGTATTCATGCCTTAATGGAATATTCCTTTGAAATATGCCGACAATTTGGAGAAGTATATATATCTGATGATTGGAAGGCTTGTGCATTGGTTCTTTATCCAGACCGAAAGAAAACAACCTTTAAAACTGTTTGGCTTAGTATGAAATTGATTTTTCAAGTAATTGGGATTTCATCAATAGGGAAAGTCATGAAACGTGAGGCTCTAATTAAAGAGAAACAGTCGCAGTCAAATTCTCCGAAGTATTATTTATGGTTTATCGGCGTAGACCCTGTACACCAACATGAGGGAATTGGCACAAAATTATTATTGGAAGTATTGGCCGATGCTAAATTGCAAAATCGAAAAGTATTTCTTGAAACATCTACAGTCGGCAATTTACTTTGGTATCAACGCGCCGGTTTGCAAATATATGATATTCTGGAATTGGGCTATCCATTATATTTTTTGAATAATCTATACTCCTGA
- a CDS encoding helix-turn-helix transcriptional regulator, with amino-acid sequence MNKLIFGTQIEEITAIFIILEFCMFLLQLSVYALRPQDKNRGWFLLLLFLMLLYNITGGLFPDPKINIPVSIQEMIAYGAGFLMASYFPFYFYKAFDLKSLRWHALFGVPLFLALPYLIFFVIIYTINGKLDVDIRYGMIVPFIYALVLLYVMLRAIRQKYGENRNRQEYIEEIAMYCAISPWAALAFFGLVEESQFIEVLCTNTGIVIITLLFLTKSVRKARQEFNKIQNESPIDSMAQKEFVANCLHFGLTRMETLVVQWIYKGKSSKEIADFLYISEDTVKKHIQNSFRKVEVKNRVGLIHKLLNR; translated from the coding sequence ATGAATAAGTTGATATTCGGGACACAGATTGAAGAGATTACTGCCATTTTTATCATACTGGAATTTTGTATGTTCTTACTGCAATTAAGTGTTTATGCTCTGCGCCCGCAGGACAAAAATCGTGGTTGGTTTTTGTTATTGCTATTTTTAATGCTTTTATACAATATCACTGGAGGGCTTTTCCCAGATCCTAAAATTAATATCCCTGTCAGTATCCAGGAGATGATTGCCTACGGTGCCGGTTTTTTAATGGCATCTTATTTCCCATTTTATTTTTACAAAGCATTTGATTTAAAATCGCTACGCTGGCATGCTTTATTTGGAGTGCCTTTATTTTTAGCACTTCCTTATCTCATCTTTTTTGTAATTATATATACTATTAATGGCAAACTTGATGTCGATATCCGATATGGAATGATCGTGCCGTTCATTTATGCCCTTGTGTTATTATATGTTATGCTACGAGCTATACGTCAAAAATATGGTGAAAATAGGAACCGACAGGAATATATAGAAGAAATCGCGATGTATTGTGCAATCAGCCCATGGGCCGCTTTGGCTTTCTTTGGCTTAGTAGAAGAAAGCCAATTCATAGAAGTGCTTTGTACAAATACTGGCATTGTAATAATTACACTGCTTTTTTTGACCAAATCTGTCAGGAAGGCAAGACAAGAATTCAATAAAATACAGAATGAATCTCCAATTGATAGCATGGCACAGAAAGAATTTGTTGCCAATTGCTTGCATTTTGGTTTAACCCGTATGGAAACATTAGTAGTTCAATGGATTTATAAAGGAAAAAGTAGTAAAGAAATAGCCGATTTCTTATACATTTCAGAAGATACAGTGAAGAAGCATATTCAAAATTCATTTCGGAAAGTCGAAGTCAAGAATCGCGTTGGTTTGATTCATAAATTGCTCAATAGATGA
- a CDS encoding RteC domain-containing protein produces the protein MLKEQIARLQMQLAQDLGQLSFQTNEPLERLTRALKLIRLSLNKLKEDIEKHPFKDAREQIDFFKYVKPSFYQWQIYYTELYTIETGFPLGDTEKQNTYFAQELNYIERFFQQYAFLYQYFKLDANELDNLYFIRGEDIQSVLLPNVPDVNPDFATSGDYLFSKFMAFEKLKSWLIERILYLKGNPGNPLQIGSEPDDLKWTGDTINLAEIGIGIYQTKQMNNGTATLSQIFRWLEEKLQVKIGIPSKRLSELRRRKRLSRTQYLDEMKENIIQKLDKEDEFNPTR, from the coding sequence ATGTTAAAAGAACAAATTGCCCGGTTGCAAATGCAGTTGGCGCAGGATTTGGGACAATTGTCATTCCAGACCAATGAACCACTGGAAAGGTTGACCCGTGCGTTAAAGCTTATCCGCCTGTCACTTAATAAACTGAAAGAAGATATCGAAAAACACCCTTTTAAAGATGCGCGGGAGCAAATTGATTTCTTTAAGTATGTTAAGCCCTCATTCTATCAATGGCAGATCTATTACACCGAACTCTATACCATTGAAACCGGGTTTCCGTTAGGAGATACCGAAAAGCAAAACACCTATTTTGCCCAGGAACTGAATTATATTGAACGCTTCTTTCAGCAGTATGCTTTCTTATATCAATACTTTAAACTGGATGCCAATGAATTGGATAACCTCTACTTTATACGCGGTGAAGATATTCAAAGCGTACTTCTCCCCAATGTACCTGATGTAAACCCCGACTTTGCGACCAGCGGCGATTACCTCTTTTCAAAATTCATGGCTTTTGAAAAACTGAAAAGCTGGCTAATTGAAAGAATTTTGTATCTCAAAGGCAATCCCGGTAATCCGTTGCAAATCGGTAGTGAACCCGATGATCTCAAATGGACAGGTGATACGATCAATCTGGCCGAAATAGGCATCGGTATTTATCAAACCAAGCAGATGAATAACGGCACCGCCACACTTAGCCAGATCTTCCGCTGGTTGGAAGAAAAGCTACAGGTAAAGATCGGTATCCCATCCAAAAGGCTGTCGGAATTGCGCCGCAGGAAAAGGCTCAGCCGGACGCAGTACCTCGATGAGATGAAGGAAAACATCATTCAAAAATTAGATAAGGAGGACGAATTTAATCCAACAAGGTAA
- a CDS encoding DUF4134 domain-containing protein encodes MFACAMLTINYCFAQDGNSGINSATTQVKSYFDSGCNLMYAIGAVVGIIGAIKVFNKWNAGEPDTNKVAAAWFGSCVFLVVVATVLKSFFGL; translated from the coding sequence ATGTTTGCGTGCGCCATGTTAACCATCAATTACTGTTTTGCGCAGGATGGTAATTCGGGCATCAATTCAGCGACCACACAGGTAAAAAGCTACTTTGACAGCGGCTGTAACCTGATGTATGCTATCGGTGCTGTTGTCGGTATCATAGGCGCTATCAAAGTATTCAACAAATGGAACGCAGGCGAACCGGATACCAACAAGGTTGCAGCGGCGTGGTTCGGGTCGTGTGTGTTCCTGGTTGTGGTCGCTACGGTACTCAAATCATTCTTTGGCTTATAA
- a CDS encoding DUF4133 domain-containing protein, translated as MSVYQINKGVSKPIVFKGLKAQYIAYLAIGLVVLLIGFAILYICGLSLWIILPLIVGLGSALFFSVFRLSHKFGEHGLSKHFAKRQLPECLIFRSRQVFIQLKTEHHGN; from the coding sequence ATGTCAGTTTATCAAATCAATAAAGGGGTGTCAAAACCAATAGTTTTCAAGGGCTTGAAAGCTCAATATATCGCCTACCTGGCTATCGGCCTTGTGGTATTGCTCATCGGGTTCGCTATCCTATATATTTGCGGATTAAGCCTTTGGATCATTCTTCCCCTGATCGTCGGTTTGGGTTCTGCATTGTTCTTCAGCGTTTTCCGCCTAAGCCATAAGTTCGGTGAGCATGGCCTGTCCAAGCACTTTGCCAAGCGCCAGTTACCCGAGTGCCTAATTTTTCGCTCACGGCAGGTATTCATCCAATTAAAAACAGAACATCATGGGAATTGA